The Streptomyces durmitorensis genome contains the following window.
GCATGCAGGCCCACCCGGGGAGCGAGGAGGAGCAGGACTATCTCGGCATCCCCGGTCTCCTCGAACCCGACCAGGTGCAGATGCTGCTCCAGAAGCGGCAGGCCCGGCAGATCGCGCACAGCAAGAAGCGGCCCGACGAGGAGGCGGACCTTCTCGAACTCCCCGCCGAGCGGCGGCCCGTGGTCTCCCACAAGGAGATGCTCGAACTGCGCAAGCAGCTCAACACGATGGTCGGCGCGTACTCCCACCAGAGCGGGAAGCCGCACGGCGTGATCCACACCGAGCTGCGGCGCACGTGCGGCGGTCCGCCGAGCGCGGAGGCCACCGCCGGGCAGCTGCGGCAGCGGATCGCGAAGGTCGGGGAGTGGGCCACCCGCATGAAGTAGGGCGGGTGATCCCCGGGGGGTCCCTGGGTGGTCCCCTCCGAGCGGGTTCTCTCCGGGCGGGAGAGGAGGGGCGCGTTCCAAGTACGGATGCCGTGTGCGGGAGTCGTGCACACCCCTGCCGACGTGCCCCGCGTATGGGGCATTGCGCCCCTAACAACCGGTCTCGTGACCGGATTCTGGACGGAGTCTTCCGCTGAGCGGGACGGCCTCGCTACTGTCCCCGCAACGTACACGCCCCGTGGCAGCGCCGCCGCGGAGCGCAGCCGGAGTTCCGACCGGCGGCCTCTGACGCGCGTCGCCCACGGGACCGGCGACGCAACCGCCGCGTCAAGGGGCCGTCGACCCTCACCTAAGGAGTGGGCGTCGTGACCGCGGAGACTTCCCAGACGCTCGACCGAGGACTGCGTGTCCTCAAGCTGTTGGCCGACACCGACCACGGGCTCACCGTGACCGAGCTCTCGAACAAGCTCGGTGTGAACCGCACCGTGGTGTACCGCCTCCTCGCCACCCTTGAGCAGCATGCCCTGGTCCGCCGTGACCTGGGCGGCCGGGCCAGGGTCGGCCTCGGGGTGCTGCGCCTGGGCCGCCAGGTGCATCCGCTGGTGCGCGAGGCCGCGCTGCCCGCTCTCCGCTCCCTCGCCGAGGACATAGGCGCGACGGCGCACCTGACGCTGGTCGACGGCAGCGAGGCACTCGCCGTCGCCGTCGTCGAGCCGACCTGGACGGATTACCACGTGGCCTACCGCACCGGCTTCCGGCACCCCCTGGACCGGGGCGCCGCGGGCCGCGCGATCCTCGCCGCCCGGCAGGGGCTCGCCACCGACCCCGGCTACGCGCTGACGCACGGCGAGCTGGAGGCCGGCGCGAGCGGGGCCGCGGCGCCGCTGGTCGGCGTGACCGGGATCGA
Protein-coding sequences here:
- a CDS encoding IclR family transcriptional regulator, with protein sequence MTAETSQTLDRGLRVLKLLADTDHGLTVTELSNKLGVNRTVVYRLLATLEQHALVRRDLGGRARVGLGVLRLGRQVHPLVREAALPALRSLAEDIGATAHLTLVDGSEALAVAVVEPTWTDYHVAYRTGFRHPLDRGAAGRAILAARQGLATDPGYALTHGELEAGASGAAAPLVGVTGIEGSVGVVMLSDSVPERVGPRVVDAAREVADALR